In Reichenbachiella agarivorans, one genomic interval encodes:
- a CDS encoding glycoside hydrolase family 3 N-terminal domain-containing protein: MIVKYTKILFGIAAIAAISLVSCQPSTTSTSKKSQDKRVTDLISQMSTEEKVGQMTQITLSALYTDGQLDLEKLRYGIVTKNIGSILNVNGLPLSITEWHQLLTQIQDIATQETSLKIPILYGIDAIHGTTYTQGSTLFPHNIGMGATRNTDLVGQSAKITALETRASGIRWNFDPALGIARQPLWSRFEEMYGEATALSIAMGSAAIKAYEEDGLDQITAVASCMKHYLGYSVPLSGKDRTPAYIPEAQLREIFLPPFIAAVNSGTSTVMINSGEINGVPVHASKYYLTDLLRGELGFEGLAVTDWEDIIRLNYRHHVAPTNKEAVKIAINAGIDMSMVPQDYSFYDDLVALVDEGEVPMSRIDEAVYRIMKLKFDLGLFDNPYPEKAAIANFGKESYQEVALTAALESITLLKNENGTLPLDTTAKVLLMGPGANNLGALHGSWSYTWQGQDENQFADETLTLKEALEAKIGVANVICNTTGNFDDSENTNIAFLNSHAAKSDVIMLVIGEKSYAESPGGIHDLNLADNQIQLAKAAYATGKPVVLLIAEGRPRVISSIVDGADAIMQLYRPASQGAAATMEILFGDYNPNGRLPYSYPRHAGDIILYDRKHTEEVTEFVPDSYGGGGYNPQWEFGHGLSYTTFSYGEIKLDKSEYTTTDKIQVSVEVTNTGNRAGKNSIDLFVSDHYASLTPSFKVLKGFTKENFEAGESKMIRFELDSDDLSFINSEGEKTIEAGEFSVRIGDKISTFRLK; the protein is encoded by the coding sequence ATGATAGTAAAATATACTAAAATTCTTTTTGGTATCGCAGCAATTGCTGCCATCTCGTTGGTCTCCTGTCAACCATCGACAACCTCTACTTCCAAAAAGTCCCAAGATAAAAGAGTGACAGACTTGATCAGCCAAATGTCTACCGAAGAAAAAGTCGGGCAAATGACGCAGATTACACTCAGTGCACTCTACACAGATGGTCAGTTAGATCTGGAGAAACTCAGGTATGGCATAGTCACCAAAAACATTGGATCTATACTCAATGTAAATGGCCTTCCACTGAGTATCACCGAATGGCACCAGTTACTTACACAAATTCAAGACATAGCCACACAAGAGACTAGTCTCAAGATTCCAATATTGTATGGTATCGATGCGATCCATGGCACGACTTATACGCAAGGTTCAACGTTGTTTCCCCACAACATAGGAATGGGAGCCACTAGGAATACTGATCTGGTGGGACAATCAGCCAAAATCACTGCTCTAGAAACTCGTGCCTCGGGTATCAGATGGAATTTTGATCCAGCATTGGGAATTGCCCGTCAGCCACTTTGGTCACGATTTGAAGAAATGTACGGAGAAGCAACCGCACTCTCCATTGCTATGGGTAGTGCGGCTATCAAAGCATATGAAGAAGACGGGTTGGATCAAATCACCGCGGTAGCATCATGCATGAAGCACTACTTGGGCTACTCTGTTCCACTCAGTGGCAAGGATCGAACTCCTGCATATATACCAGAAGCACAATTGAGAGAGATATTTTTACCTCCATTCATCGCGGCGGTCAACAGCGGCACCTCTACAGTCATGATCAACTCAGGTGAAATCAACGGCGTACCCGTACATGCGAGCAAGTATTACTTGACAGACCTACTCAGAGGAGAATTAGGATTCGAAGGGTTGGCTGTGACTGATTGGGAAGACATCATCAGATTGAACTACAGACATCACGTGGCTCCCACCAACAAAGAGGCTGTAAAAATCGCAATCAACGCAGGCATAGATATGAGCATGGTACCACAAGATTACTCATTCTATGATGACTTGGTCGCTTTGGTCGACGAAGGTGAAGTGCCTATGTCTCGGATAGATGAAGCGGTGTACAGAATCATGAAATTGAAATTTGATTTGGGCTTGTTTGACAATCCATACCCGGAAAAAGCTGCCATAGCCAACTTCGGCAAAGAATCATACCAAGAAGTGGCACTGACGGCTGCATTGGAATCTATCACCCTGCTAAAAAACGAAAATGGAACACTCCCATTGGATACAACTGCTAAAGTTTTGCTCATGGGACCAGGAGCCAATAACCTAGGTGCATTGCACGGATCATGGTCCTATACTTGGCAAGGTCAAGATGAAAATCAATTCGCAGACGAGACCTTGACTCTCAAAGAAGCATTGGAAGCTAAAATTGGTGTCGCCAATGTCATCTGCAACACAACTGGCAATTTTGATGATTCTGAAAACACCAACATTGCATTCCTCAACAGCCATGCAGCCAAATCGGATGTGATCATGTTGGTGATTGGTGAAAAATCCTATGCTGAGTCTCCAGGAGGCATTCACGACCTCAACTTGGCAGATAATCAAATACAACTCGCCAAGGCTGCCTATGCCACTGGCAAACCTGTAGTACTACTCATCGCAGAAGGACGCCCTAGAGTGATCTCATCTATCGTGGATGGTGCAGACGCCATCATGCAATTGTACCGACCCGCTAGTCAAGGTGCTGCTGCGACAATGGAGATTTTATTTGGAGATTACAATCCCAATGGCAGACTACCATACTCCTATCCACGACATGCGGGAGACATCATCCTCTATGACAGAAAACATACCGAAGAAGTTACGGAATTCGTCCCGGATTCTTATGGCGGAGGTGGTTACAATCCTCAGTGGGAATTTGGACATGGACTCAGCTACACTACTTTTTCTTACGGAGAGATCAAATTAGACAAATCTGAATACACGACTACAGACAAGATCCAAGTAAGTGTAGAAGTCACCAATACAGGTAATAGGGCTGGAAAAAATAGCATCGACCTCTTCGTATCAGATCACTACGCTTCATTGACTCCTAGTTTCAAGGTATTGAAGGGCTTTACCAAGGAGAACTTTGAAGCTGGTGAATCTAAAATGATAAGATTTGAATTGGATTCAGATGATCTTTCTTTCATCAATTCAGAAGGGGAAAAGACAATAGAAGCAGGAGAGTTTAGTGTAAGAATTGGTGATAAGATATCA
- a CDS encoding two-component regulator propeller domain-containing protein codes for MKALGILLFISLITIQSVVSQEGISDYQFLTTDQELSQNTVSAIVQDQHGFLWLGTRGGLNKYDGINMQSYLHDADDSLSIRSNYVRSLYVTSDNKVLVGTLAAGYSIYDEASETFYQLQADNVPSELASATINGFYEDREGNIWFATERNGLLVWNKRDNAFSQYRHNDNDSWSISSNVVNGVIGDGRGNLWVATWGGGLNLFDTNTKRFIPFRHSDENPNTPISDIVRCINYGGKDHIWIGTDRGIDKVSYDKSGKYLFEHIPTPNARGEDPFVLMLVEDQQQRLWIGSENHGLCRVDLTNNQYRWFTNDSKSLYSIKNNSIWSVFEDTNGVIWVGTFNKGLFKLDESNRKLAVYKHNPYDDRFLTHNAISSFFEDKDHNVWIASDGGGLDYWDVKNETFSHYRKDQYPQMSDQVLTLMIDQHENVWVGSWQGGVLVKRKGQKGFKPFLLKHGFEKHLGKENVFSMMEDDQGRIWFAVFRSGLVMYDPRSSSFTSYALDDRDPNSISSNLTRHVYQDSKGRIWVGTEGTGLNLMPDTELGKFRRFIHDGSDATSLSDNTVECVLEDQEGRIWIGTSGGLNLYDEKGESFIKYGTENGFVDEAIHAIQADELGNLWLGTNKGIIRFNVSTGQARNFDLSDGIQAMEFFKNSSFKLSNGSLLFGGVDGFNVIDPTQIKDDFEEPQIYLADFKISNESIKGSKKEGLEGSLLDGGHVSLKYDQNDLSFEFSQINFSQSSKNEYAYILENYDREWQQAGNRREAYYTNVPPGEYRFRVKGTDNGGAWSTKEASFVVSISPAWYDTTWAHIVYGMLVLGILFWAFQTVVNRERLQSKLYLEHMELSKMQELDQMKSSFFANISHEFRSPLTLILGPLKAMVETERYSSSKEQASMMLRSAENLLNLINQLLELSKLESGKMRLELVTTDLVAFLKPIVHSFSSMANTKSIAYKVVLPKTKVELSFDKEKMEKVVVNLLSNAFKYTNDYGRVVIGLKEDADKVILEVEDDGIGIPEEEQAYIFNRYYRVRDNKKKKRKGTGIGLSLTKELVELHHGHVEFHSKEDEGTTFEVHLFKGKAHFDAEDFVEEGDLPAQSLEKQTIYELEEQIHESTSSNDIALEEEGKKLPLVLVVEDNADIRSYIKSILEIEYRVIEGEDGEEGIEKAKAQIPDLIISDVMMPGKDGFEVCREVKLDEKTSHIPVILLTAKASNDSALNGFELGADYYITKPFNPKLLTLRVRNALKTRDQIRGQLLHKNTFNIEPKNIKIASRDEEFMQKAVAVIESNMSNSEFYVDDLGRELGMSRMQLYRKLKGLIGLSANEFIRSIRLKRAAQLIRQDEMNISEITYQVGFNDLQYFRDCFKKQYGVNPSEYAQDVTEKTL; via the coding sequence ATGAAAGCATTGGGGATATTACTATTCATCAGCCTGATTACTATTCAGTCTGTGGTGTCTCAGGAAGGCATATCTGACTATCAGTTTTTAACCACAGATCAGGAGCTGTCTCAAAACACAGTCTCGGCGATCGTCCAAGACCAGCATGGATTCCTATGGTTGGGGACGAGAGGTGGGCTCAACAAGTATGATGGTATCAACATGCAATCGTATTTGCACGATGCTGATGATTCTTTATCTATTCGTAGCAATTATGTCCGTTCTCTATATGTGACATCTGACAACAAGGTTTTGGTAGGGACATTGGCAGCAGGGTATAGCATCTATGACGAGGCATCCGAAACCTTCTATCAATTGCAAGCTGATAATGTACCATCAGAACTTGCTTCTGCTACCATCAATGGTTTTTATGAGGACAGAGAGGGGAATATTTGGTTTGCGACCGAGCGAAATGGCCTTTTGGTATGGAACAAAAGGGACAATGCATTCTCACAATATCGACACAATGACAATGACTCTTGGAGTATTTCTTCTAACGTAGTGAACGGGGTGATTGGAGATGGAAGGGGCAATCTATGGGTGGCTACCTGGGGTGGAGGACTCAATTTGTTTGATACCAACACCAAGCGTTTTATTCCCTTTAGACATAGTGATGAAAATCCCAATACGCCAATTTCAGATATTGTGCGCTGTATCAACTATGGAGGAAAGGATCATATCTGGATCGGTACGGACCGAGGGATTGATAAAGTGAGCTATGACAAGAGTGGAAAATACCTGTTCGAGCATATACCGACTCCCAATGCCCGAGGAGAAGATCCTTTTGTACTGATGCTCGTGGAGGATCAGCAGCAGCGTCTATGGATTGGTAGTGAAAATCATGGATTGTGCAGAGTGGACTTGACCAACAATCAATACAGATGGTTTACCAACGACTCCAAAAGCTTGTACAGTATCAAAAACAACTCCATATGGTCTGTTTTTGAAGATACCAATGGAGTCATTTGGGTGGGGACTTTCAACAAAGGACTTTTCAAACTGGATGAAAGCAACCGTAAACTGGCAGTGTATAAACACAACCCCTACGATGACCGCTTTTTGACTCACAATGCCATTAGCTCTTTTTTTGAGGACAAAGATCATAACGTATGGATAGCTTCTGACGGAGGAGGTTTAGATTATTGGGATGTCAAAAATGAAACCTTTTCGCACTACAGAAAGGATCAATATCCTCAAATGAGTGATCAAGTTTTAACTCTCATGATAGATCAGCATGAGAATGTTTGGGTTGGCAGTTGGCAGGGAGGAGTACTGGTGAAAAGAAAGGGTCAAAAGGGTTTTAAACCCTTCTTGTTGAAGCATGGATTTGAAAAGCACCTAGGCAAAGAAAATGTATTCTCTATGATGGAAGATGATCAGGGTAGAATATGGTTTGCAGTTTTTCGCTCTGGATTGGTCATGTATGATCCTAGGTCATCTTCTTTCACATCATATGCATTGGACGATAGGGATCCCAATAGTATTAGTTCCAATTTGACCAGACATGTCTACCAAGACTCCAAAGGTAGAATATGGGTAGGCACAGAAGGAACTGGGTTAAACTTGATGCCAGATACTGAATTAGGAAAGTTTCGCAGGTTCATCCATGATGGAAGTGATGCCACATCATTGAGTGACAATACAGTCGAGTGTGTACTCGAGGATCAAGAGGGTAGAATATGGATTGGAACTTCTGGAGGATTGAATCTATACGATGAGAAAGGCGAAAGTTTTATCAAGTATGGGACAGAAAATGGATTTGTAGATGAAGCCATTCATGCGATCCAAGCTGATGAGTTAGGAAATCTTTGGTTAGGGACTAATAAGGGGATTATCCGATTCAATGTTTCAACAGGTCAAGCTCGGAATTTTGATCTCAGTGATGGGATTCAGGCGATGGAATTTTTCAAGAATTCGAGTTTCAAATTGTCAAATGGTTCTTTGTTGTTTGGAGGTGTAGATGGCTTCAATGTGATCGATCCCACGCAGATCAAAGATGATTTTGAAGAACCCCAGATTTATTTGGCAGATTTCAAGATTTCCAATGAATCCATCAAGGGGAGCAAGAAGGAAGGACTTGAGGGTAGTTTGTTGGATGGAGGTCATGTTTCGTTGAAGTATGATCAAAATGACCTCAGTTTTGAATTTTCACAGATCAATTTTAGTCAATCCAGTAAAAACGAGTACGCTTACATTCTCGAAAATTATGACCGTGAATGGCAGCAAGCTGGTAATCGACGAGAGGCATACTATACCAATGTACCTCCAGGAGAATACAGATTCAGAGTAAAGGGCACAGACAATGGAGGTGCTTGGAGCACGAAGGAGGCTTCTTTTGTGGTCAGCATTTCCCCAGCTTGGTATGATACTACTTGGGCACACATTGTCTATGGTATGTTGGTCTTAGGAATTCTATTTTGGGCATTTCAGACGGTAGTCAATCGAGAGAGGCTTCAATCCAAGCTGTACCTAGAGCATATGGAACTCTCTAAAATGCAAGAATTGGATCAAATGAAGTCCAGTTTCTTTGCCAATATTTCTCACGAATTTCGATCACCGCTGACGTTGATCCTCGGGCCACTCAAGGCTATGGTGGAGACGGAGAGATATTCGAGCAGTAAAGAGCAAGCCAGTATGATGCTGCGCAGCGCCGAAAATCTGCTCAACCTGATCAATCAACTCCTTGAACTCTCAAAACTCGAATCTGGCAAGATGAGATTGGAATTGGTCACGACTGATCTGGTCGCTTTTCTCAAACCTATCGTGCATTCGTTTTCATCCATGGCCAATACTAAAAGTATCGCATACAAAGTCGTATTGCCCAAGACCAAGGTCGAGCTTTCGTTTGATAAAGAAAAGATGGAAAAGGTTGTCGTGAATTTGTTGTCCAATGCATTCAAGTACACCAATGATTACGGTAGGGTTGTCATCGGTTTAAAAGAGGATGCAGATAAGGTGATTTTGGAAGTAGAAGACGATGGGATTGGGATTCCTGAAGAGGAACAAGCATATATTTTCAACAGATATTATAGAGTCAGAGACAACAAAAAGAAGAAAAGAAAGGGTACAGGCATTGGACTTTCTTTGACCAAGGAGCTGGTGGAGCTACACCATGGACATGTTGAGTTTCATAGCAAGGAGGATGAGGGCACCACTTTTGAAGTTCATTTGTTCAAGGGAAAGGCACATTTTGATGCAGAGGATTTTGTCGAAGAAGGTGACCTGCCAGCCCAGTCTCTGGAGAAACAGACTATCTATGAACTAGAGGAGCAAATCCATGAATCAACCTCGTCCAACGACATTGCGCTGGAGGAAGAAGGAAAGAAGCTGCCGTTGGTATTGGTTGTGGAGGACAATGCAGACATCAGAAGCTACATCAAGAGCATCCTGGAGATAGAATACCGAGTGATCGAAGGCGAGGATGGAGAAGAGGGGATTGAAAAAGCAAAAGCCCAGATTCCAGACCTCATCATCTCAGACGTCATGATGCCAGGCAAGGATGGATTCGAAGTATGTAGAGAAGTCAAGTTAGATGAAAAAACAAGTCACATTCCAGTCATATTACTCACAGCCAAGGCATCCAATGACAGTGCGCTCAATGGGTTTGAATTGGGCGCTGATTATTACATAACCAAACCCTTCAATCCCAAACTATTGACGTTGAGAGTGAGAAATGCCCTCAAAACCAGAGACCAGATACGTGGACAGCTCCTACACAAAAATACCTTCAACATAGAGCCGAAGAATATAAAGATTGCATCCAGAGACGAAGAGTTCATGCAAAAAGCGGTAGCTGTCATTGAATCCAACATGTCCAACTCGGAGTTTTATGTCGATGATCTGGGTCGAGAACTGGGTATGAGCAGGATGCAGCTGTATCGAAAGCTCAAAGGGCTTATTGGGTTATCTGCCAATGAATTTATCAGGTCAATTCGGTTGAAGCGTGCCGCGCAATTGATCCGTCAGGACGAAATGAATATTTCGGAGATTACGTACCAAGTAGGATTCAATGATTTGCAGTATTTCAGAGATTGTTTCAAGAAACAATATGGTGTGAATCCCTCCGAATACGCACAAGATGTAACAGAAAAAACTTTGTAG
- a CDS encoding SusC/RagA family TonB-linked outer membrane protein codes for MKKILISYICSAKLSNMAVVLLILLGLNNYTVQAQDRSISGKIVSTTGDELPGVSILVKGTTNGTVSNVSGQYTLSVGNNAETLVFSFIGMKTQELAIGSRSVIDVTMEEDVASLQEVIVTGYSSESKKTITGSIDALDTEKAFSIPSTSAAEGFQGRLSGVTVVSNGSPGAAPIVRIRGVATTGNNDPLYIIDGYQTNDPDFLTDLNTSDIESVTVLKDAAVSSVYGARATNGVIVIKTRKGGYDVSGKPKVTLDISYGVQTPVTAPDMLNSEQLGEVFWESAINDGVAPSHPQFGVGAEPNISGYYRGDRDLPYDAETNRLTKTSAGTDWFGEIFEDATYQNYYVSVNGGSEASKYMMSMGYLDREGILTGTGYDRYTGRANTEFSIKERLRIGQNLSFAYSRQTLFPGQNGDDSPLGLAYRASPLMPAYDEGGNFAGTYQSAAGLGNAQNPLAVMTRAKDNLNSNMRIYGDAYAEVDIIDGLTARSNIGVNYRSGTGDVFNSLNPEHSEAITTNNLTTARYISSGYVWTNTLRYEKTVGKHNVGVIAGIEAISDHFEFTAVSQQDFLLNDVVDNRLLGYGVGATSIGSSTNTTSTLFSYFGQLKYNYAGKYILTATVRRDKTSRFEDGNNTGVFPAVSAGWVLSEEAFIPDLFSNLKLRGSYGEMGNQSIPNATPTINVNQANNQLAFYNFGGNYTPGAVLSTPGNPNLTWETSVQKNIGVDIGLLNDKLEITFDYFDLTSKDNIISTSLPSTAPVASNGNPYINNGEINNRGFDLSLNYGNTGTTSDFTYNIGLKFSKYKNEIIKTDELGTSIVGGNLRGITFTNSAVGGPVSSFYGRKVIGIFRSETEVSAAPDQGFDTPAEGVGRFQYADIDNNGIIDDNDRTNIGSPNPDFTYGINIDVAYKGFDLALFFTGSQGNEIYNYTRIFTDFPSFYDGNRSTRVLDAFNETTNPNGNVPALSKNVTNNETQANSYFVEDGSYFRMKNIQLGYTLPSTISSKAGMSRARVYVQASNLFTITDYSGLDPEIGRFNNSDIDTGIDFGSYPTSQTYLIGLSVDF; via the coding sequence ATGAAAAAAATATTAATATCATATATATGTTCTGCCAAGTTATCCAACATGGCAGTAGTGTTGTTGATCTTGTTGGGACTGAATAATTACACAGTTCAAGCACAAGACAGGAGCATTAGCGGAAAGATCGTGTCCACTACTGGCGATGAATTACCAGGGGTGAGTATTTTAGTCAAAGGAACCACCAACGGTACCGTTTCCAATGTTTCAGGACAGTACACATTGTCCGTTGGCAATAATGCTGAAACGCTTGTTTTCTCATTCATCGGAATGAAAACGCAAGAATTGGCAATAGGAAGTAGGTCAGTGATCGATGTAACCATGGAGGAAGATGTTGCTTCTTTGCAAGAGGTTATTGTAACTGGTTATTCATCTGAGTCTAAGAAGACCATTACTGGTTCGATTGATGCATTGGATACAGAGAAGGCATTCTCTATTCCATCTACGTCAGCAGCCGAAGGTTTTCAGGGTAGATTGTCAGGTGTCACAGTCGTATCCAATGGTAGCCCAGGAGCTGCACCGATCGTGAGAATCCGTGGGGTAGCAACTACTGGTAACAACGATCCATTGTACATCATCGATGGCTATCAAACCAACGATCCTGATTTCTTGACTGATTTGAACACCAGTGATATCGAGAGTGTGACTGTATTGAAGGATGCTGCGGTATCTTCAGTATATGGGGCCAGAGCAACCAATGGTGTGATTGTAATCAAAACAAGAAAAGGTGGATATGATGTGTCAGGCAAGCCAAAAGTCACATTAGATATTTCTTATGGTGTACAAACTCCAGTAACCGCTCCAGACATGTTGAACTCTGAGCAATTGGGTGAAGTTTTCTGGGAAAGTGCTATTAACGATGGTGTTGCGCCATCTCATCCTCAGTTTGGTGTAGGTGCAGAACCGAATATTTCTGGTTACTACAGAGGAGACAGAGACCTACCATATGATGCAGAAACCAATCGCTTGACAAAAACCAGTGCTGGTACTGATTGGTTTGGTGAGATCTTCGAAGATGCAACATACCAAAATTACTATGTGTCGGTAAACGGAGGGTCAGAAGCTAGTAAGTACATGATGTCAATGGGCTATTTGGATAGAGAAGGTATCTTGACAGGTACTGGATATGACAGATACACGGGTAGAGCCAATACAGAATTCAGTATCAAGGAAAGATTAAGAATTGGTCAAAATTTGAGTTTCGCTTATTCTAGACAAACTTTGTTCCCAGGTCAAAATGGCGATGACAGTCCATTGGGCTTGGCTTATAGAGCTTCTCCTCTGATGCCTGCTTATGATGAGGGGGGGAACTTTGCAGGGACGTATCAATCGGCCGCTGGTTTGGGAAATGCACAGAACCCTTTAGCAGTTATGACCAGAGCAAAGGACAATTTGAACTCTAACATGAGAATCTATGGAGATGCATATGCGGAAGTAGATATCATCGATGGATTGACTGCACGATCAAATATTGGCGTCAACTATAGGTCTGGAACTGGGGATGTATTCAATTCTTTGAACCCAGAGCACAGTGAAGCGATTACAACCAACAATTTGACAACTGCGAGATACATAAGCTCTGGATATGTGTGGACCAATACTTTGAGATATGAAAAAACTGTTGGGAAACATAACGTTGGAGTGATAGCAGGTATAGAAGCTATCTCAGACCACTTTGAATTTACAGCAGTTTCACAACAAGATTTTTTATTGAATGATGTAGTAGACAATAGACTATTGGGTTATGGAGTAGGCGCTACTTCCATAGGAAGTTCTACCAATACCACTTCAACCTTGTTTTCGTACTTTGGTCAATTGAAATACAACTACGCAGGTAAATATATTTTGACTGCTACAGTTAGAAGAGACAAGACATCAAGATTCGAGGATGGAAACAATACAGGAGTTTTCCCTGCGGTAAGTGCTGGATGGGTTTTGAGTGAAGAAGCTTTCATCCCAGACTTGTTTTCTAATTTGAAGTTGAGAGGTTCCTATGGAGAAATGGGGAACCAATCGATTCCAAATGCTACACCTACCATCAATGTAAATCAAGCAAACAATCAGTTGGCGTTTTATAACTTCGGAGGGAATTATACTCCAGGAGCCGTCTTGTCAACACCAGGAAACCCTAATTTGACTTGGGAGACTTCAGTACAGAAGAACATTGGTGTTGACATAGGTTTGTTGAACGATAAATTGGAAATCACCTTTGATTATTTTGATTTGACAAGTAAGGATAACATTATCTCTACGTCTCTTCCATCAACTGCTCCAGTAGCCAGTAACGGGAATCCATATATCAACAATGGAGAAATCAACAACAGAGGATTTGATTTGAGTTTGAACTACGGAAACACAGGAACAACTTCGGATTTTACCTACAACATCGGTTTGAAATTTTCTAAATACAAGAATGAGATCATCAAAACAGATGAACTTGGGACAAGTATCGTGGGAGGAAACCTAAGAGGGATCACTTTTACCAATTCAGCCGTTGGTGGTCCAGTTTCTAGTTTCTATGGTAGAAAAGTCATAGGAATTTTTAGAAGTGAGACAGAAGTATCTGCTGCTCCCGATCAAGGTTTTGACACTCCTGCAGAGGGCGTGGGTAGATTTCAGTATGCTGACATTGATAACAATGGTATAATTGATGATAACGATCGTACAAACATTGGAAGTCCTAACCCTGATTTTACCTACGGTATCAACATTGATGTAGCTTACAAAGGTTTTGATTTGGCCTTATTCTTCACAGGGTCTCAAGGAAATGAGATTTACAACTACACTCGAATCTTCACAGATTTTCCTAGTTTCTACGATGGAAACAGAAGTACCAGAGTATTAGATGCCTTCAACGAAACAACTAATCCTAATGGGAATGTACCTGCATTGAGTAAAAATGTGACTAACAATGAAACTCAGGCTAATAGTTATTTTGTAGAGGATGGGTCCTATTTCAGAATGAAAAACATTCAGTTAGGTTACACACTACCTAGTACTATTTCTTCAAAAGCTGGAATGTCTAGAGCAAGAGTCTATGTTCAGGCATCTAATCTCTTCACGATTACTGATTACAGCGGTTTGGATCCTGAGATTGGGCGATTCAACAACTCTGATATCGATACAGGGATAGATTTTGGTAGTTACCCGACTTCTCAGACTTATTTGATTGGTTTAAGTGTTGATTTTTAA